The following are from one region of the Erwinia sp. SLM-02 genome:
- a CDS encoding fimbria/pilus periplasmic chaperone, with translation MFLTVRCILIFFVFTFSLVTNAAISLQQSRVVFNGDKSSYSLLVINQNNHAPYLAQGWIEDEKGNREQGPLLVLPPIQRIEPGESSQVKIQALPAVKLLRQDRETLFYLNLREIPPKISEGNTLQIALQNRIKVFYRPVALKNHELASPWHSKLMLTKRDTHWQITNPSEYYITLVDAQVSQNGAHIAKFTPFMLAPGASEMLPGNINDYGKAPVFTYLNDYGGRPEITFNCGSEHCNVINNKIPRG, from the coding sequence ATGTTTTTAACAGTAAGATGCATTTTAATTTTTTTTGTTTTTACATTTTCGCTTGTGACGAATGCGGCCATTTCTCTGCAACAATCGCGCGTCGTTTTTAATGGTGATAAATCATCATACAGCCTGTTAGTCATTAATCAGAATAATCACGCCCCTTACCTTGCTCAGGGTTGGATAGAAGATGAAAAGGGTAATCGTGAACAGGGACCACTGCTGGTACTTCCTCCTATTCAACGTATCGAGCCTGGAGAAAGCTCGCAGGTTAAAATTCAGGCATTGCCTGCAGTAAAATTGTTGCGGCAGGACAGAGAAACGTTATTTTATCTAAACTTGCGAGAAATCCCCCCCAAAATTTCAGAGGGAAACACCCTGCAAATCGCACTGCAAAATCGCATCAAGGTCTTTTACAGGCCGGTAGCACTGAAAAACCACGAACTTGCCTCCCCCTGGCACTCTAAGCTGATGTTAACAAAGCGGGATACTCACTGGCAGATAACCAACCCCAGTGAGTATTACATCACGCTGGTTGATGCTCAGGTCAGTCAGAATGGTGCTCATATTGCGAAATTCACGCCATTTATGCTGGCTCCCGGAGCCAGCGAAATGTTGCCGGGTAATATAAATGATTACGGCAAGGCACCGGTATTTACCTACCTGAATGATTATGGTGGTCGCCCTGAAATTACTTTTAATTGTGGTTCGGAACATTGTAACGTTATCAATAATAAGATTCCGCGTGGCTGA
- a CDS encoding fimbrial protein translates to MNDLSVVLTLDSFSSNKEGERASSSFVTMPEYYPGWCYSESGANSASWFTGTLSINTPGKTAGYYKLSDDVDFRISVFFQGAGVILPPFYDKDFGANMGPTGNGVTALQLAAVGNRGSIDFKLRRTLIGGAFFIPGGTELFRLYRYVIPGNNRPTIPVYRLITQQVVVPVPVECRINNGKTIDVNFKLIQSSALTTSALSSSYQEKRQLDYKCNTGLTQDINVTLVADSAPFGEAIKTSNPDIGVVMLYNDRAVKPDNSFRTKIVNGAGSDNVTFAVIGSGNKPAAGNFTGSAVLIISSL, encoded by the coding sequence ATGAATGATTTGTCCGTTGTGTTAACTCTTGATTCATTTTCTTCTAATAAGGAGGGTGAAAGAGCAAGTAGCTCGTTTGTCACAATGCCAGAATACTACCCGGGGTGGTGTTATAGCGAATCAGGAGCTAATAGTGCATCTTGGTTTACAGGGACGTTGAGTATAAATACACCGGGAAAGACAGCGGGATACTATAAACTTTCCGATGATGTTGATTTCCGCATATCCGTTTTTTTTCAAGGCGCCGGGGTAATATTGCCACCATTTTATGATAAGGATTTTGGGGCCAACATGGGACCTACGGGTAATGGTGTTACCGCGTTGCAGCTGGCTGCTGTTGGCAACCGCGGGTCGATTGATTTCAAACTCCGCCGAACGTTGATTGGCGGTGCATTTTTTATTCCTGGCGGAACCGAGTTGTTCAGGCTGTATCGTTACGTCATCCCGGGAAACAACCGGCCGACAATTCCTGTATATCGTCTTATTACTCAACAAGTCGTAGTCCCTGTTCCTGTAGAGTGCCGTATTAATAACGGGAAAACGATCGATGTTAACTTTAAACTGATCCAAAGCTCTGCGTTAACGACGTCGGCCCTTTCATCCTCTTATCAGGAAAAACGTCAGCTTGATTACAAATGCAATACCGGTCTGACACAGGATATTAATGTTACTCTTGTCGCTGATAGCGCACCTTTCGGTGAAGCCATTAAAACCTCAAATCCAGACATTGGAGTTGTCATGCTATATAACGATAGAGCCGTAAAACCGGATAACAGCTTCAGGACTAAGATAGTGAATGGCGCGGGCAGCGACAATGTCACCTTTGCCGTGATCGGAAGCGGTAATAAACCTGCCGCCGGAAACTTTACCGGTTCGGCTGTACTTATCATTTCAAGTTTATAG
- a CDS encoding bifunctional 5-dehydro-2-deoxygluconokinase/5-dehydro-2-deoxyphosphogluconate aldolase, with product MSTQQKRLDVICIGRIAVDLYGQQIGARLEDETTFAKYLGGSSGNVAYGTAIQGLKSAMLARVGDEHMGRFLREELQRVGCDTQSLITDKKRLTGLVILGIKDQETFPLVFYRDNCADMGLVPDDIQEDYIASSRAVAVTGTHLSHPDTRAAVLKALEIARRHGLRTALDIDYRPVLWGLTSLGDGETRFVESERVTQQLQEVLHYFDLVVGTEEEFHIAGGSTDSLTALKNVRKATKATLVCKRGPLGCVVFEGDIPDSWEETKLQSGVRVEVLNVLGAGDAFMSGLLRGWLNDESWEQACRYANACGALVVSRHGCAPAMPTKEELDDFLSRDKEVKRPDLDKRLNHLHRVTTRKQQWTELNIFAFDHRKQLADMAAEAGFDDSRIPELKTLLLQGAQEAAREAGLDDGRCGILADTTYGQPALNAITGKGWWIGRPIELPSSRPLRLEHGNIGSQLVDWPQEHVVKCLTFYHPHDSAEMRKEQDDLILDVWNGCNKSGHELLLEVILPESNPDKDEKYYLEILTHFYSMGIQPDWWKLPPLSHATWEAISALIEKNDPHCRGILLLGLDAPEAELKAGFAAAAKSPWVKGFAVGRTIFGQPSRQWLQGELDDASLIAKVKSNYLTLIGYWREARPTK from the coding sequence ATGAGTACACAACAGAAGCGGCTTGATGTGATTTGTATCGGGCGCATCGCCGTCGACCTTTATGGCCAGCAGATCGGTGCACGCCTTGAAGATGAAACCACCTTTGCCAAGTATCTGGGTGGCTCTTCCGGTAACGTGGCATACGGCACCGCGATCCAGGGGCTGAAATCCGCCATGCTGGCGCGCGTGGGTGATGAACATATGGGCCGCTTCCTGCGGGAAGAGCTTCAGCGCGTAGGTTGCGACACTCAGAGCCTGATCACCGATAAAAAACGTCTGACCGGCCTGGTTATCCTCGGTATTAAAGATCAGGAAACCTTCCCGCTGGTGTTCTACCGTGACAACTGCGCCGATATGGGCCTGGTGCCGGACGATATTCAGGAAGACTACATCGCCTCATCCCGTGCCGTTGCCGTGACCGGTACGCACCTCTCCCACCCGGATACCCGTGCCGCCGTGCTGAAAGCGCTGGAGATCGCCCGCCGCCACGGCCTGCGTACCGCGCTGGATATCGACTACCGTCCGGTGCTGTGGGGTCTGACCTCGCTGGGCGACGGCGAAACGCGTTTCGTGGAGTCCGAGCGCGTCACCCAGCAGCTGCAGGAAGTTCTGCACTATTTCGATCTGGTGGTGGGAACGGAAGAAGAGTTCCATATTGCCGGTGGCAGCACCGACAGCCTGACCGCGCTGAAAAACGTGCGTAAAGCGACGAAAGCGACGCTGGTCTGCAAACGTGGCCCGCTGGGCTGCGTGGTCTTTGAAGGCGATATCCCGGACAGCTGGGAAGAGACGAAGCTGCAAAGCGGCGTGCGCGTGGAAGTGCTGAACGTACTCGGCGCGGGCGATGCCTTTATGTCCGGCCTGCTGCGCGGCTGGCTGAACGATGAAAGCTGGGAACAGGCATGCCGTTACGCCAACGCCTGCGGTGCGCTGGTGGTTTCCCGCCACGGCTGTGCGCCAGCCATGCCAACCAAAGAAGAGCTGGATGACTTCCTCAGCCGTGATAAAGAGGTTAAACGCCCGGATCTCGACAAGCGCCTGAACCACCTGCACCGCGTTACCACGCGCAAGCAGCAGTGGACCGAGCTGAACATCTTCGCCTTCGACCACCGCAAACAGCTGGCCGATATGGCTGCCGAAGCGGGCTTTGACGATTCACGCATTCCCGAGCTGAAAACGCTGCTGCTGCAGGGTGCGCAGGAAGCGGCACGTGAGGCCGGTCTGGACGATGGCCGCTGCGGCATCCTTGCGGACACCACCTACGGCCAGCCCGCGCTGAACGCCATCACCGGGAAAGGCTGGTGGATTGGTCGCCCTATCGAGCTGCCAAGCTCCCGCCCGCTGCGCCTCGAGCACGGCAACATCGGCTCTCAGCTGGTGGACTGGCCGCAGGAGCACGTGGTCAAATGCCTGACCTTCTACCATCCGCACGACAGCGCGGAAATGCGTAAAGAGCAGGACGATCTGATCCTCGACGTGTGGAACGGCTGTAATAAATCCGGCCACGAGCTGCTGCTGGAAGTTATTCTGCCGGAGAGCAACCCGGATAAAGACGAGAAGTACTATCTGGAAATCCTGACCCACTTCTACAGCATGGGCATTCAGCCTGACTGGTGGAAACTCCCACCGCTGTCCCACGCTACCTGGGAAGCGATCAGCGCGCTGATCGAGAAGAACGATCCGCACTGCCGTGGGATCCTGCTGCTGGGCCTGGACGCGCCGGAAGCCGAGCTGAAAGCGGGCTTTGCCGCCGCGGCGAAAAGCCCGTGGGTCAAAGGCTTCGCGGTCGGCCGTACCATCTTCGGCCAGCCGTCACGCCAGTGGCTGCAGGGCGAGCTGGACGATGCCTCGCTGATTGCCAAAGTGAAAAGTAACTACCTGACGCTGATTGGCTACTGGCGCGAAGCGCGCCCGACTAAATAA
- the iolD gene encoding 3D-(3,5/4)-trihydroxycyclohexane-1,2-dione acylhydrolase (decyclizing), which yields MGKIRLTTAQALVRFLDNQYLSVDGVETKFVKGIFAIFGHGNVLGLGQALEHNNGDLVVYQGRNEQGMAHAAMGYAKQKLRREIIACTSSVGPGAANMITAAATATANRIPLLLLPGDVFATRQPDPVLQQIEQSHDLSISTNDAFRAVSKYWDRVNRPEQLMTACINAFRVLTDPAETGAVTISLPQDVQGEAYDFPEYFFQKRVHRIERRLPTEGQLADALKLIAAKHKPMIICGGGVKYSGAGAALLAFAERHGIPFAETQAGKGTIVSDHPLNVGGVGETGCLAANLLAKEADLVIGIGTRYTDFTTASKWIFQNPDVNYININVSNFDAYKLDAVQVVADAQEALNALNSRVEMIHNGWGEQVTQAQSKLLKETQRVYSAVYSEENFVPEIADHIDRDALFAEFNRLTGSFLTQSSVLGTLNEHLPKDSVIVAAAGSLPGDLQRMWRTKDYNSYHVEYGYSCMGYEVNASLGVKLAEPHREVYTMVGDGSFQMLHSELVTSIQEGAKINVVLLDNMTNGCINNLQMEHGMDSFTTEFRFRNAETGKLNGGFVPIDFAAIAAGYGCKTYRITTLEELQAALIDAQKQTVSTLFDIKVLPKTMIHKYFSWWRVGGAQVSDSERVDAVARKLNEHIDQAREY from the coding sequence ATGGGCAAGATTAGATTAACTACAGCACAGGCTCTGGTCAGATTCCTGGACAACCAGTATCTGTCGGTAGACGGCGTTGAAACCAAATTCGTTAAGGGCATTTTCGCCATCTTCGGCCACGGTAACGTGCTGGGTCTGGGCCAGGCTCTGGAACATAATAACGGCGATCTGGTGGTGTATCAGGGCCGTAACGAGCAGGGTATGGCGCATGCGGCAATGGGCTATGCCAAACAGAAGCTGCGTCGCGAGATTATCGCCTGTACTTCTTCCGTCGGCCCGGGCGCGGCCAACATGATTACCGCAGCGGCCACCGCTACCGCTAACCGTATTCCTCTCTTACTGCTGCCGGGCGATGTGTTTGCCACCCGCCAGCCGGACCCGGTTCTGCAGCAGATTGAGCAGAGCCACGATCTGAGCATCAGCACCAACGATGCGTTCCGCGCCGTCAGCAAATACTGGGACCGCGTAAACCGCCCCGAGCAGCTGATGACCGCCTGTATTAACGCCTTCCGCGTGCTGACCGACCCGGCTGAAACCGGCGCGGTGACCATTTCTCTGCCGCAGGATGTGCAGGGTGAAGCCTATGACTTCCCGGAATATTTCTTCCAGAAGCGCGTGCACCGCATTGAGCGCCGCCTGCCAACCGAAGGCCAGCTGGCCGATGCGCTGAAGCTGATTGCCGCGAAACACAAGCCGATGATTATCTGCGGCGGCGGCGTGAAGTATTCCGGCGCAGGCGCAGCGCTGCTGGCCTTTGCCGAACGCCACGGCATTCCTTTTGCAGAAACCCAGGCGGGCAAAGGCACTATCGTTTCTGACCATCCGCTGAACGTCGGCGGCGTGGGTGAAACCGGCTGCCTGGCCGCTAACCTGCTGGCGAAAGAGGCCGATCTGGTGATTGGTATCGGTACGCGCTATACCGACTTCACCACCGCCTCAAAATGGATTTTCCAGAACCCGGACGTGAACTACATCAACATTAACGTCAGCAACTTTGACGCCTACAAGCTGGATGCGGTGCAGGTTGTGGCCGATGCCCAGGAAGCGCTGAACGCCCTGAACAGCCGCGTGGAAATGATTCACAACGGCTGGGGTGAGCAGGTGACCCAGGCACAGAGCAAGCTGCTGAAAGAAACCCAGCGCGTTTACTCGGCGGTGTACAGCGAAGAGAACTTCGTGCCGGAGATCGCTGACCATATCGACCGCGACGCGCTGTTTGCCGAGTTCAATCGTCTGACCGGCTCCTTCCTGACGCAGAGCAGCGTGCTGGGAACGCTTAATGAGCACCTCCCAAAGGATTCGGTCATTGTGGCCGCCGCGGGCAGCCTGCCGGGCGATCTGCAGCGCATGTGGCGCACCAAAGATTACAACAGCTATCACGTCGAGTATGGCTACTCCTGCATGGGCTACGAGGTCAACGCCTCTCTCGGCGTTAAGCTGGCCGAGCCGCACCGTGAGGTTTACACCATGGTGGGCGACGGTTCATTCCAGATGCTGCACTCCGAGCTGGTGACCTCGATTCAGGAAGGCGCGAAGATCAACGTAGTGCTGCTGGATAACATGACCAACGGCTGCATTAACAACCTGCAGATGGAACACGGTATGGACAGCTTCACCACCGAGTTCCGCTTCCGTAACGCGGAAACCGGCAAGCTGAACGGTGGCTTTGTACCGATTGATTTTGCCGCGATTGCGGCGGGTTACGGCTGCAAAACCTACCGTATTACCACGCTGGAAGAGCTGCAGGCCGCGCTGATCGATGCGCAGAAGCAGACCGTTTCCACGCTGTTCGATATCAAAGTTCTGCCGAAGACCATGATCCACAAGTATTTCAGCTGGTGGCGCGTGGGCGGGGCACAGGTTTCTGACTCTGAGCGAGTGGATGCCGTCGCCCGCAAGCTGAACGAGCATATCGACCAGGCTCGCGAATATTAA
- a CDS encoding Gfo/Idh/MocA family protein, translating into MTLKLGVIGAGAIGQEHIRRCSKVLQGAEVVAVSDINVEGAKAAVARLGLNAEVYADGHDVVNSSNVDAVLVTSWDPTHEEYTLAAIAAGKPVFCEKPLAMTAEGCRRVVDAEIKFGKRLVQVGFMRPYDAGYRALKKVITDGEIGEPLMLHCAHRNPTVPENYTTDMAITNTLIHELDVLRWLTEDDYKSVQVVFPRVTSKTHARLKDPQIVLFETRKGIRIDVEIFVNCAYGYDIQCEVVGEEGIAKLPEPSAVQMRKNAQLSTAILTDWKDRFIDAYDVELQAFINDATAGKLTGPSAWDGYAASVAADACHKAQNSGAIEPVELPERPAFYN; encoded by the coding sequence ATGACGTTAAAGTTAGGTGTTATTGGTGCTGGTGCCATCGGTCAGGAACATATCCGTCGCTGCAGCAAAGTGCTGCAGGGTGCAGAGGTTGTGGCCGTCTCTGATATCAACGTGGAAGGCGCGAAAGCGGCCGTTGCCCGTCTGGGCCTGAACGCTGAAGTCTACGCGGACGGCCACGACGTGGTGAACTCTTCCAACGTGGATGCCGTGCTGGTGACCTCCTGGGACCCAACGCACGAAGAGTACACGCTGGCTGCAATCGCTGCCGGTAAGCCCGTGTTCTGTGAAAAGCCGCTGGCGATGACCGCTGAAGGCTGCCGCCGCGTGGTGGATGCAGAGATCAAATTCGGCAAGCGTCTGGTGCAGGTTGGCTTTATGCGCCCTTACGATGCCGGCTACCGCGCGCTGAAAAAAGTGATTACCGATGGTGAAATCGGCGAGCCGCTGATGCTGCACTGCGCGCACCGTAACCCGACCGTACCGGAGAACTACACCACCGATATGGCGATTACTAACACGCTGATCCACGAGCTGGATGTGCTGCGCTGGCTGACCGAAGATGACTACAAATCTGTACAGGTTGTCTTCCCACGCGTAACCTCCAAAACCCATGCCAGACTGAAAGATCCTCAGATCGTGCTGTTTGAAACCCGTAAAGGCATCCGCATTGACGTTGAAATCTTCGTTAACTGCGCCTACGGCTACGACATTCAGTGTGAAGTGGTCGGTGAAGAAGGCATTGCCAAGCTGCCAGAGCCATCTGCCGTGCAGATGCGCAAGAACGCGCAGCTTTCTACCGCCATTCTGACCGACTGGAAAGACCGCTTTATCGATGCCTATGACGTTGAGTTGCAGGCATTTATTAATGATGCCACCGCAGGCAAGCTGACCGGGCCATCCGCCTGGGACGGTTATGCCGCTTCCGTTGCCGCTGACGCCTGCCATAAGGCACAGAACAGCGGTGCGATTGAGCCGGTGGAACTGCCAGAGCGCCCGGCGTTCTACAACTAA
- a CDS encoding sugar phosphate isomerase/epimerase family protein, with protein sequence MKIAFDVDVIRDLGITKMVHQVADWGYKYIEQSPHPQINPFYKHPKASREIITEYKNALRATGVEISSYIVVYRWSGPDEARRQAAVRNWKRMIEIAVETGVQVINTELSGNPNEPEICEEMFYRSMEELLPIVEREGIRIEIQSHPWDFCENSNETADIVKSFRSENVKYLYSAPHTFFYDKGKGDVKPMLEYAGADLSHVLIADTMNHTKHCRYIVNPPGVDATIHQHVAVGKGEVDFPTLFQTLRDMKFAEQTFKVGGDPIIAAALFGYPEEMNVEAVATRELIERELLRK encoded by the coding sequence ATGAAAATTGCCTTTGATGTGGATGTCATTCGAGATTTGGGCATCACAAAAATGGTTCACCAGGTGGCTGACTGGGGCTACAAATATATTGAGCAGTCCCCGCATCCGCAGATCAACCCGTTCTACAAGCATCCAAAAGCCAGCCGCGAAATTATCACCGAGTACAAAAACGCGCTGCGTGCTACTGGGGTTGAGATCTCCTCTTATATCGTGGTTTATCGCTGGTCCGGTCCCGACGAGGCACGCCGCCAGGCTGCCGTTCGCAACTGGAAACGTATGATTGAGATCGCGGTAGAAACCGGCGTGCAGGTGATAAATACCGAACTTTCCGGTAACCCGAACGAGCCAGAGATCTGTGAAGAGATGTTCTATCGCTCGATGGAAGAGCTGCTGCCTATCGTTGAACGCGAGGGCATCCGCATTGAAATCCAGTCACACCCGTGGGATTTCTGCGAAAACAGCAATGAAACGGCCGATATTGTGAAATCGTTCCGCAGTGAGAACGTGAAGTACCTGTACAGCGCACCGCACACCTTCTTCTACGACAAAGGCAAGGGCGATGTGAAACCCATGCTGGAGTACGCCGGTGCGGATCTGTCCCACGTGCTGATTGCCGATACCATGAACCACACCAAGCACTGCCGCTATATCGTGAACCCACCGGGCGTGGATGCCACGATCCACCAGCATGTTGCCGTGGGTAAAGGTGAGGTTGATTTCCCAACGCTGTTCCAGACTCTGCGCGATATGAAGTTTGCCGAGCAAACCTTCAAAGTGGGCGGCGATCCGATTATCGCCGCGGCGCTGTTCGGCTATCCGGAAGAAATGAACGTTGAAGCGGTTGCGACGCGCGAACTGATCGAGCGTGAACTGCTGCGGAAATAA
- the iolE gene encoding myo-inosose-2 dehydratase: protein MNKDNVKLAIAPIGWTNDDMPELGKENTFQQIVSEMALAGFVGSEVGSKYPRDPAVLKPMLDIRGIQIVNAWFSTFFANGDKAKTIDEFINHRDFLHAMGAKVIGCSEQSLSIQGTTKAVLEEKPVFTDEQWRLTTEGYNELAKLAAEKGMTVGLHHHMGTGIQTTEEVDRFMAETNDDVYLLFDTGHAYYSEGSQEKMLAILTRYLPRINHVHLKDVRDEIVDQVRSQKLSFLDGVKKGTFTVPGDGVIDFKPVFKILDDFGYKGWMVVEAEQDPALANPFEYAVKARKYIRETAGL from the coding sequence ATGAACAAAGATAACGTCAAACTGGCTATTGCCCCGATCGGCTGGACTAACGATGACATGCCGGAGCTGGGCAAAGAAAACACCTTCCAGCAGATCGTCAGTGAAATGGCGCTGGCCGGTTTTGTGGGCAGCGAAGTGGGCAGCAAATATCCGCGCGATCCGGCAGTCCTGAAGCCGATGCTGGATATCCGTGGCATTCAGATCGTTAACGCCTGGTTCAGCACCTTCTTCGCCAACGGCGACAAAGCGAAGACCATTGATGAATTCATCAACCATCGCGATTTCCTGCATGCGATGGGGGCGAAAGTCATTGGCTGCTCCGAGCAGAGCCTGAGCATCCAGGGCACCACCAAAGCGGTGCTGGAAGAGAAGCCTGTCTTTACCGACGAGCAGTGGCGTCTGACCACCGAAGGCTACAACGAGCTGGCGAAACTGGCCGCCGAGAAAGGCATGACGGTTGGCCTGCATCACCATATGGGTACCGGCATCCAGACCACGGAAGAAGTGGATCGCTTTATGGCGGAAACCAATGACGACGTTTATCTGCTGTTCGATACCGGCCATGCCTACTACTCGGAAGGCAGCCAGGAGAAAATGCTGGCGATCCTGACCAGATACCTGCCGCGCATTAACCACGTTCACCTGAAAGACGTGCGTGATGAGATCGTCGACCAGGTCAGAAGCCAGAAGCTGTCATTCCTGGACGGCGTGAAGAAAGGCACCTTTACCGTTCCGGGCGACGGCGTGATCGATTTCAAACCGGTGTTCAAAATCCTCGACGATTTCGGCTACAAAGGCTGGATGGTGGTGGAAGCTGAGCAGGATCCGGCACTGGCTAACCCGTTTGAATATGCGGTAAAAGCCCGTAAATACATTCGCGAAACGGCCGGCCTGTAA
- a CDS encoding DcrB family lipoprotein produces MRNLLKYAGVSLLVVGLAACDGKSDTAAADKNAGSQTSQSSQTVSLMDGKLSFALPSGMSDKSGKLGTQANNMHVYADESGQKAIIVIEGDSSNDTLDDLAKRMIEQQRSRAPQLQVVTNKEITVNGQQLQQLDTVISANNQTAWSSLVMGKVDGKLLTLQISLPGDDQQAAQTEAANILKTLQLK; encoded by the coding sequence ATGCGTAACCTACTGAAATATGCCGGAGTAAGTTTACTGGTTGTTGGCCTCGCCGCCTGCGACGGCAAAAGCGATACCGCCGCTGCGGATAAAAATGCCGGCAGCCAGACAAGTCAGAGCAGCCAGACTGTATCCCTGATGGATGGCAAACTGAGTTTCGCTCTGCCTTCCGGCATGAGTGACAAAAGCGGCAAACTGGGTACTCAGGCCAATAACATGCACGTTTACGCTGACGAATCAGGCCAGAAGGCGATCATCGTCATCGAAGGCGACAGCAGCAACGACACGCTGGACGATCTGGCAAAACGCATGATCGAGCAGCAGCGCAGCCGTGCACCACAGCTTCAGGTAGTGACCAATAAAGAGATTACCGTCAACGGCCAGCAGTTACAGCAGCTGGACACGGTGATTTCTGCCAACAATCAGACCGCCTGGTCTTCGTTAGTGATGGGCAAGGTGGATGGCAAACTGCTGACGCTGCAAATCTCCCTGCCGGGTGATGACCAGCAGGCAGCGCAGACTGAAGCCGCGAATATCCTGAAAACGCTGCAGCTGAAGTAA
- a CDS encoding 7-cyano-7-deazaguanine/7-aminomethyl-7-deazaguanine transporter, producing MIAFTSRQRTHALIWLCLFHLLVITSSNYLVQLPVSIFGLHTTWGAFSFPFIFLATDLTVRIFGAPLARRIILAVMIPALFISYLISALYFQGEWQGVASLKEMNIFVARIACASFMAYALGQILDIYVFNRLRQKAAWWMAPAAAMFLGNISDTAAFFFIAFYQSTDPFMATHWVEIAMVDYSFKVMICMIFFLPAYGLLLNAMLKRLAEKSNGPQVNFG from the coding sequence ATGATCGCATTTACTTCGCGTCAGCGTACCCACGCGCTGATCTGGCTCTGTCTGTTTCATCTGCTGGTGATCACCTCCAGCAACTATCTGGTCCAGCTACCGGTCTCCATTTTCGGTCTGCACACCACCTGGGGTGCGTTCAGCTTCCCGTTTATTTTCCTTGCGACCGATCTGACGGTGCGGATTTTCGGTGCCCCGCTGGCGCGTCGTATTATCCTGGCGGTGATGATCCCGGCACTGTTTATCTCCTACCTGATTTCCGCGCTCTATTTTCAGGGGGAATGGCAGGGTGTTGCCTCGCTGAAAGAGATGAATATCTTTGTGGCCCGCATCGCCTGTGCCAGCTTTATGGCCTATGCACTCGGGCAGATCCTCGATATTTATGTCTTTAACCGCCTGCGGCAGAAAGCCGCCTGGTGGATGGCACCGGCTGCGGCGATGTTCCTTGGGAATATCAGCGATACGGCGGCCTTCTTCTTTATCGCCTTCTACCAGAGTACCGATCCGTTTATGGCCACCCACTGGGTCGAGATCGCGATGGTGGATTACAGCTTTAAAGTGATGATCTGCATGATTTTCTTCCTGCCCGCCTACGGCCTGTTGCTGAACGCCATGCTGAAACGATTAGCAGAAAAGTCCAATGGCCCACAGGTTAATTTTGGGTAA
- the tusA gene encoding sulfurtransferase TusA, protein MSDLFANPDKTLDALGLRCPEPVMMVRKTVRHMQEGETLLIIADDPATTRDIPGFCRFMEHTLLAQNTDALPYRYLLKKGV, encoded by the coding sequence ATGAGCGACCTTTTCGCTAACCCCGATAAGACCCTTGATGCGCTGGGCCTGCGCTGCCCGGAGCCGGTTATGATGGTGCGGAAAACCGTGCGTCATATGCAGGAAGGCGAAACGCTGCTGATTATCGCTGACGACCCGGCCACCACGCGGGATATCCCCGGTTTCTGCCGGTTTATGGAGCATACGCTGCTGGCGCAGAACACCGATGCGCTGCCGTATCGTTATCTACTGAAGAAAGGCGTATAG